A genome region from Chloroflexota bacterium includes the following:
- the ilvC gene encoding ketol-acid reductoisomerase: MVKIYHDRDANLDLLKGKTIGIIGYGSQGNAHANNLKDSGCSVMVAEAPQSEAWKKAKKAGFEVATADKVAKAADIIVMLVPDNLHPAVYRESIEKGLSAGKTLMFAHGFNIHYGQIVPPANVDVSMIAPKSPGPMLRRLYTEGKGPPALVAVQQDASGKAKAVALAYAKGIGCTKAGVLETTFAEETETDLFGEQVVLCGGVSALIKTAFETLVEAGYQPEIAYFEVCHELKLITDLIYQGGLTYMRNSVSDTAEYGDYTRGPRVIDEMAREEMQQILEEIQDGSFALEWILENQAGRPCFNTLKKREADHPIEAVGKKLRDMMPWLKG, from the coding sequence ATGGTCAAAATCTATCATGATCGCGATGCCAACCTGGACTTACTGAAGGGTAAGACAATTGGCATTATTGGCTACGGCAGTCAGGGAAATGCCCATGCCAACAACCTTAAGGATAGTGGTTGCTCGGTGATGGTAGCCGAAGCACCTCAGAGTGAGGCGTGGAAGAAGGCTAAGAAGGCCGGCTTCGAGGTGGCCACGGCTGACAAGGTAGCCAAGGCGGCAGACATAATCGTAATGCTTGTTCCTGACAATCTGCACCCGGCGGTCTATCGCGAGTCCATCGAAAAGGGGTTGTCTGCAGGCAAGACCCTGATGTTCGCTCACGGATTTAACATACACTATGGGCAGATCGTGCCCCCGGCTAACGTCGATGTCAGTATGATAGCGCCCAAGAGTCCTGGGCCCATGCTGCGCCGTCTCTATACGGAGGGCAAAGGACCGCCGGCTCTGGTAGCCGTTCAACAGGATGCCTCAGGAAAGGCGAAGGCTGTAGCTCTGGCTTATGCCAAGGGCATTGGCTGCACCAAGGCTGGGGTCTTGGAGACCACCTTCGCAGAAGAGACAGAGACCGACCTCTTCGGTGAGCAGGTGGTGCTCTGCGGTGGTGTCTCTGCCTTGATAAAGACAGCCTTCGAAACCCTGGTCGAGGCGGGCTATCAGCCGGAGATAGCCTATTTTGAGGTTTGCCATGAGCTAAAGCTCATTACCGACCTTATCTATCAGGGCGGATTGACCTACATGCGCAATTCGGTGAGTGATACTGCTGAATATGGCGACTATACGCGTGGGCCCAGGGTCATCGATGAGATGGCCAGGGAAGAGATGCAGCAGATACTTGAGGAGATACAGGATGGTAGCTTTGCCCTGGAATGGATACTGGAGAATCAGGCCGGCCGTCCCTGTTTCAACACCCTGAAGAAGAGGGAGGCGGATCATCCCATTGAGGCTGTTGGCAAAAAGCTGCGGGATATGATGCCCTGGCTTAAGGGCTGA
- the truB gene encoding tRNA pseudouridine(55) synthase TruB gives MSIDGILNVLKPAGKTSFAVVSLVRSLSGEPRVGHAGTLDPEATGVLVVCLGQGTRVIEFLSGAGKTYQAEVELGITTDTYDAVGEVIRRCDASFVTEDQLRQVLHSFRGSVEQIPPMYSALRYKGRRLYELAREGIEVTRKPRMVQFSRLDLIRWQSPVVTIEVECSAGTYIRSLAQDIGIALGCGAHLRKLVRLRSEPFHIADSLPLPVIEEAFRRGCWQYLSYSIDEVLLGWRVVILDKESEALVRKGNSVTLNIAGDSESADKRCRAYSDDGRFLAVLSRHGEGLWHPEKVFRDASYEVE, from the coding sequence GTGAGCATTGACGGCATCCTCAATGTCCTCAAGCCAGCCGGCAAGACCTCTTTTGCCGTAGTTTCCCTGGTGAGAAGCCTCAGCGGCGAGCCAAGAGTAGGCCATGCCGGTACACTTGATCCCGAAGCTACTGGAGTGCTGGTGGTTTGTCTTGGCCAGGGTACCAGGGTGATTGAATTTCTGTCTGGGGCTGGCAAGACCTACCAGGCTGAAGTCGAACTTGGTATCACTACTGACACCTATGATGCGGTGGGGGAGGTAATTCGGAGGTGTGATGCCTCATTTGTCACTGAAGATCAGTTGAGGCAGGTACTTCATTCCTTTCGTGGTTCCGTTGAGCAGATCCCGCCGATGTACAGTGCCCTCAGATATAAGGGAAGACGTCTCTATGAGCTTGCCCGTGAGGGAATTGAGGTAACTAGGAAACCAAGGATGGTGCAGTTCTCTCGTCTGGATCTCATAAGGTGGCAGTCGCCTGTTGTCACTATTGAGGTAGAATGCAGTGCTGGCACTTATATCCGGTCCCTGGCCCAGGACATAGGCATTGCGTTGGGCTGTGGTGCTCATCTTAGAAAGCTGGTGCGATTGAGGAGCGAGCCCTTCCATATTGCTGATTCTTTGCCTCTTCCTGTGATTGAAGAAGCCTTCCGCCGTGGCTGCTGGCAGTACCTTTCCTACTCGATTGACGAAGTACTCCTTGGTTGGAGGGTGGTTATCCTTGACAAGGAGAGTGAAGCCCTGGTGAGAAAGGGCAACTCAGTGACCTTAAACATAGCAGGTGACTCGGAGTCCGCCGACAAACGCTGTCGGGCCTACTCTGATGACGGACGTTTTCTGGCTGTGTTGAGCCGACATGGCGAGGGTCTATGGCATCCCGAGAAAGTCTTTCGCGATGCCAGCTATGAAGTGGAATAG